From the Syngnathus typhle isolate RoL2023-S1 ecotype Sweden linkage group LG22, RoL_Styp_1.0, whole genome shotgun sequence genome, the window GGCGAGGTTGTCCATTATTCTGACGGCTGGGAGCTAACCATGTCACAATTGGGACCCCCTCCCCGATGGCGGAATTGTCCCAGAAGAGGACAACCAGTGGCAGGTAACAGCCGATCTCCAATTAGCCACATTTACATGACCAAGTTTATGCAGCTCGTCACGTAGTATCGTCTACATTTGTTATAGTTTGCGAAATCATACATGTTTTCACTCTCTGAGCTACTATTGCATTTAACATCAATTTGAAAAATATCGTAACAAAGACGCACTTGTCCTGTGTCGTTGCACGCTAGCATCACAACATGCTAACATTTGCGAGCAGTTGCGTTTGGAAAACAGGAGTTTTGAGTGATTGCTCTGAGGCACGGTAAAACCATGCATTTTGGCCACCCGATGCTAATATTATCAATTTTAATTGATAACGTTGTTGGTTGTGTTTGGGTATTTTGAGAACGCCTTTTAAAAAGGCTAGATGCTATTGCTACTTGCAGCATTGCCCGTCTCACGTGTCAAAACAAACCGAGTCCACGCATGCGCACAATGTGGTTTACGTTGCTTTGTGTACATTATGCgtaaaaaaatagaattaatCGTCCATCATTATGCGTTTATTAACTGTACGAATGTCACAAAGTCTTCTAAATTAATGTTGCCCCTTTCTTACATTTCTATGTGTGTACTTTAACTTTGTATTGAGATGGCCTGGTCCTCATTAGCGttgcacagggagaacatgcaaacttcacacattACGGCTGGAgggactgtgaggcagacatgttTCCCAATTGTCCACCATGCTgccctttttatttgttttcaccAGGTAAATTCTTGCCTATGAAAACTATGCTGGGTCCCCGATATGATGACCAAGTTGCAGAGGAGAACCGATTTTACCCGAGCATGCTGTCTAACTACTTGAAGAGTCTAAATGTAAGGAACCTTTAAATCACTACTTTCTGTCACTGATATTCATAACAAACAATTTATTGTTCCACTTTAGGTAAAAATGGGTTTGCTCGTGGATTTGACGAACACGACCCGCTTCTACGACCGCAACGACATTGAAAAGGAAGGGGCCAAATACTTTAAACTACAGTGTAAAGGGTATGTGATGATTTATTGcattgtttgtctatatgtaACCTGGGATTGGCTGATGACCAATTCAGGGTCAGCTAGAAAAGAGTCCAGCTTCTCCGCAGCCCTAATCAAGACAACAGTTATAGAAAATGGAGTACAGTGCGAGGTAacggttaccgtattttccgcactatagggCGCACTTAAAAGCTTATAATTTACAGCTCCATCTAGTGGATGCAGAACGCAACCCTAGTTTGATATAGTAGCTTCTATCTTTTAATCCgctgcgccctatatatgaaaaaaaatctaaaataaaaattcaaaggtgcgccttatagtgcagaaaatactgtagCGGATCTGCCTAACAGTACAAAGGGTTTTTGGTTCGAATCTCCACTCTGACCTTCCTGGTGGCGTTTCCTTCCCCATTCCAAAAACGTTGCATGTTATGTATGGGAAGATTCTAAATTGTCTAAAGGTATGAATATGACACTCGTGAAGAATGTGCTAATGAAAATGCATGATTCTGTTGTATTGTACGCTTTCCACCTCGTTTTTCCCCAGTCACGGAGAATGTCCTTCTGCAGAGACGACTGCTACCTTCGTCCGACTCTGTGAACATTTCATAGAGAAGAATTCCACGGACCTAATAGGTGAGGATTGAGACGGTAGTACTGTTAGCAAAGTTTGAAATACTCCCCGCGTGGTTCCGATTTTTATTGAAAATGCAGCCAGACAGAACAAGAATTGTGCAGGGACCGAGAGTTTTCCGCCCAGTGAGCTGACCTGATCATAAACACAGTGAAAGGTTCACTTTCAGCCAATAGGGGGCTCTCTTCCTCCTTTTTAGAGCACCTTGAAATGAAAGCCCACCAGATTGATTTTAACAAACCCCTGTGTGCCTTGTACACAAACTGCTTCAACATAAGCTGCATGTGAGTGTGTCCAATCTTTAGTTCCCTggttgccacaagatggcgacaaataaacttttgtctaaatgaagcgcCTCAGGTCtcttcaacatagttccttgaCACCATATTGCCACAAGATGACAAAAAGTGTTGTTTTGTCATGCCTTCTCCTACAAGTGCTTTATTAATAATACTCATTTGTGTTGTTCTGACTTTATTCCTTGTTAATCAAGCCATTCATATTTGATTCTTGTGCTGTTTCCTTGATGTTCCAAAGGTGTCCACTGCACTCATGGGTTCAATCGGACGGGCTTTTTGATATGTGCTTATCTGGTGGAGAAGATGGATTGGAGGTAAGCGGGAAAGGCCACACTAGGATGCCTCCCACCAAGCCCCGCCCCTTAAAGGCATCAACCAGACCGACACAACAATTCTTACAGTATACATTCTGTACATGTAATATGTCACAGTTGTTTGCCATGTGTTTAAATATTGTGTTTTGGTCCATTGGATTGGTTCCACCCACAATCTGGTTGCAAAAGCTCTTCCGTGACACGCATACAGTGTTTTCCAATCCTCTTTCATCAACCAGTTCTCCTCCTCTCAATTATTACCCTATGTCCGACGAGACTAAAACGTCACTATCAATCAACGCAGGCAACCGGCAAGCAGAGCTTATCGCTGTCATGCCAAATATTTTTGATGTCTCATCGTGGTGGGTGGGATGGAGGGggcgggggtcggggggggtCTTTGGACAGAAGTGGGGCAGGTCGACTGAGAATGCCTGGAAGCTGCTGTCGACCACGTAGGCCGATGAAACCCTCCCACCACCCACTATTTCCTGTGTAATGAATATTCCCAAAGCATTAGGCTCATCCTGTGTGTTGACAGATAATGCGACTATCAGATGAACTTCTCGCAGGCTGATTTTCTCCACCCCGTCCATTTGTAGCCGCCAAGTACGACTAAATAGTATCATTTAAAAAGTCATCCATCATTGATTTACATTTCTTGCCCATGGCCTCAAATGTTACACAGATACATGTTTTATAATGTCAACCCGTGAAGTTCAACTATCCAATCCAGCTCTGTACAGCATCTGGTCAGCGTGCGAGTGGAAATAGATAATCCCGCCTGCGTTTTACTCTTATCAGTGTGGAAGCAGCCGTCGCAGCTTTCGCCCAGGCCCGGGCCCCCGGGATCTACAAGGGTGACTACCTCAAAGAGCTTTACCGTCGTTACGGCGACGAGGAGGACGCGCCCGCCGCCCCGACGCTGCCCGAGTGGTGCTTTGAGGACGACGCCGGGGAAGTGGATGACGACGGCAGCGCGCCGAAGCAGGAGTCCGGGCCCAGCTCGTCCGGGTCGACGCTCGGAAAGAGAAAGAAGGAGAAGCTCAAACTGGTAATAAAATACAAGAAGGTTGATGATGTTTTCCAGACACTAAGAACAACCGCTTGGTAAAACCCGGTGTAGGAGGGAGAGGTTGCGACACACGTTTCTTTCTTTCATCCATCCCCCCCCAGGGCGCTGTATTCCTCGAAGGCGTCACGGTGAAAGGTGTCACACAGGTCACCACGCAGCCCAAACTAGGCGAGATCCAAAGAATGTGTCAAGAGATGGCCGAGTGGAACAAGTAAGTCCTTTCATTTTGTTCTCCTCGTGCGGCTGCCCCTCCTGGGAAAAGGTGTGTTGCACACAGTATGTGGGTGTATTGTGAGAATCTCATTTCTCTTCAgtcacccaattttttttttcttcttctccacctAATCCTGACACTTTGAAACAGGCGAGAGAGTCAGAAATAGATTTTCCTTATGACGTAAAATGCAGCTGCAGCTTTTTAATGAAATGTCAGTCAACATTGTCTCCATTTTTTTGCTCTCTTCAAAGTTATTTTACCTGTATGGATGTTATTAAACAACTGAAAATAAAGTGACACATATAATGTTTATATCAGCATAAACTGAGAAGATTCTTTGTTGTCTTCACCCATTATGTCCTTGACAGTGGCCTGAAATAAAACATGGCTGACACAGTGTGTTCCTTTTACTTGCAGATCTGGTTTTCCTGGTGCTCAGCCTGTGTCAATGGATCGGGAAAACCTTAGTTTCCTCGAGCAGCGTCCCTACAAAGTCAGCTGGAAAGCTGACGGAACCCGGTGAGTCTTGACGATATCAATTTGGAAATATTTGAGTTGATGGAGTCTTACCTCAAACCATGAATTCATATTTGCTTGCAGAGAGGGTGcaccaaaatatttcaaatgcttCATTTAGCTAACCATGGTTGTTGGGGTGTCTGGTAATGAATGGCAAGGAACAACCAAGTCAATCTGGTTTGGTTCTAGTTTTATGTCTCTGTTGCAAGTGCAGAGAAAGTACAATAGATATTCTGTCTTGCAGGTGAAATGTGCTTGCTGCTTGTGAAtgtttcatgaccacagaatTGTATCGACGCTTTAATTTccaggaggagagagagaataGCTATGAGTGAGACCGCTAGCTACAAGTGtcagtaaatgaaagtttggGCTTTTGAAAAGTCTCGACAAATTATTCCGCGTTCCTCCTCTGTGGCCTGATTTTCCTCCGGCATCCTCAAAGACTAAAACAAGAATATCTCAATTAATCAAAGAGCAGCctaagaggctgaatacaaaatGAGTCAACACTCAGCACATAgttatataaaaagtctacacaccctggtaggtttttgtgatgtgcaaaaaaaatgaggccAAGGTAAAACTGTGTCAAAACTTTTGTGCCTTTAATATGACATAACCTGTGCAACTCCATGTTTTTAGGgggaagataaaaataaaaagcgtagATAACCTGGTTGCATAAATATGAGACGCCTCCAGTTTTTGTTGCAGCGTTATCCTTTTTGGGTTGGAGAGGTTACTGGTCTAAATAAATGGACTGGACAGGAACTACAATGTTTGAATGATGTCACAGTTGATCTATTTCCGAGCACTTTGTGAAAATCCCACATAAGAGAGCAGTCTTGCACGTTGCTGCACCGGTAATGAAGAGCCAAGCTCTTAGATCTCagacccccctcctcccccatgCTCATCTGTCAGCGGACTTGACAATGGTAAGATGACACGATGGTCGTCGGCGGCTCATTAGGGCTCAAGTGCAATGGGATGGAGGCTTGAAGATTGAACAGGGAGGGACACCAAATCGGGTCTCATCACAAAGAATATTTTCACCTATTGTCAGAAGCTGCTAACATTCTGTCGACAGATCGATGTGAATAAGGTGAAGAGGACCACAAGGGATGAATGGTCTCCCCTCTACATGAAAATGACAAAGTGGCCCAATTAGACAAGAGCTTCTGCTCACTGAGCAGATACTAGAGAGTCTCTGTTTGATACTCCGACTGGTCCTTTTTAAGAACCCGTCGCACTCGAGCGCCTCTGTGTCAGCGTGCATCATTATTTGCCAGAACATTTCAAACCTCCTCCTGAGCACAGTCTGCAACTCTGCGTCGCGTTTTCATCTTTTGGATGTTTTGATCGTGTTTCTACTCCCACCTCAAGCACCTTTTTCTTGAAAAGtgcaactatatatatatatatatatatatatatatatatatatatatatatatatatatatatatatatatatatatagctggCTAACGCTCCCTAGACACTGTTGTTTCTTTACCCTCCCACGGTTTTTGGTTTCTCTCTGCTGTTTCCAGAAGAAAATTGGAAAAGAATTCAAGGAGTGAAATTGGCTTTTTAATTACTCGGATATAAATAGTCGGTTCATTTGCATGAAAGACgaccccccccctaaaaataaTCTAATTTCAAGGAGGCAAAAGTAGAGTGTAATAATCCTTCATCCTTGGGATTATTGACAAAAATGTGAAAGTCTCCCATTATGcatgttcattttatttcaggGGCTTTTCAACTCCACCACTTTCTATTACAACGATAACTCTCCACCTCTACAGATCCTACAGGTCCCAATCAGCGTCTCAGAATAACCCGTATTGACACAAGAACGCAATATTTGTCAGCTCATTAACGAAAATAAGACTCGTACATCAGTCAAAGCATGATTAAATGATCATCTGGTGTGGTATTTGATGCCGGGCTCATCCTTGGCGGCTTGGAACCATCTGGTATTGATATTTATCACATCTAATCCTTTTTGCGGAAACGATAGGGAGGCCCAGCAGGTACGAGGCGAGCGATCCATATCATCACCGGGGATGTCATTTGAAATCGATCACAGCTTTGTGACCTTGTTTTCCCGACGGGAGCGCATTTTGACATCCTGTTTTTTCTCTTGAGTGTGAATATCCTAAATGTTCATGTCACAAATCCCCTCCAAATTTTAAGAAGCAAATAATTAGTCTCTATTTTGGAGTGCATTGGTTACGCTACTTAACCTTTGAAGAGAAATGTTGCTTGTTATGCTTTATTTCTAATCCTGCTTTATTACCGCTTGGGATTTGCTTTTGTTAAAGAGCAGCAGCCAGGCTTGGAATACTAATGGGATTTTTAAGAGGTGTGCAATGAAGCCGCCATATTGTTTAACATTTCGGCGACATTTTAAAAGTCAAGTCAGGCTCACCGCGACCGTGTTCTTTCCCCGCATCAACTTCGCTCAAAAGACTTTACGGGCTATTCAAATCGGAGGGAAGttgacatttttacatttgactcTTTTTATGGATCCGAAAAGCTCCACGTCAAAATTGAATGCTGCCGTTTGCATCTCGGAGTCTTACCCTTGAATTTTCTGTTGATTTTGATTTGTTAGCCTGTCAAGTTTCATGGTCCCCtaataaataacattttgcTCTATGCAGAGGTTTTAGTTTTGAAGTTAATATACACGTGTACTTATTTCTGTAGGGACTGGCAATTGACTGCTGTGTGGGTGAATTTGAAAGTTTCTGAACACATTTTGGGATCCTATTTAAGTCGCCATCTTGAGGCCATGTTGGGAAGTCTGTAGTGTCTTTATGCAGTAATTCTCCCTTTGCCGTGTTGCAGATTAGCGTGTCAGCAAAGTCTTAATGTCTTAATTGATATTTTCCCAAATTAAAGCCTTTGTTATCCTCCAAACTGACACTTAATCCTCAATGGCATTGCTTAGGCATCAACAAACAATGCAACATTTGGAAATATTTCTCGAGAATATCATGCCTATCCCATCCatgcaagtaccgtatttttcggactataagtcgctccgtaTGCTAAGACTGCCACTCACaacggcaaaaagaaaaaaagtatatatacatataagcctgattataaatcgcatccctggccaaactatgaaaaaacctgcGACttttatagtccgggaaatatgGTACTCATAATCCAATCTCCTCCCAACAGGTACATGATGGTGATCAACGGGCGAGATGAAGTTTTCATGATTGACAGAGACAATACGGTCTTCCACATAGCCAATTTAGAGTTTCCTTTCCGGAAAGATCTACGTGTCCATCTTGCAAATACTCTTTTGGATGGGGTAAGTTTTCCTTTTTCATCATATTTGCTATTCTTTGTCATAATTGTATTCCGCGCAATGTCAACGCTGCTTCAGAAAATTCGatcagtctgtgtgtgtgtgtgtgtggactggAACAGCATCACTAACCCTTCATAACCTTACCATCCTGTCCGTGCTGCTCACTGTTGCAGATAATTGATGTGGGTTTCTAAAACCTCGGGCCAAAGATGTTGCAGTGTGCCAGTTGAGCCTCTCACACATATAGAGCTGAAATAGAAATCATCCTCCCATGTCCTGGGGGGACGTCTAATGGAAGCTTTGACAGTTCTTCCTGCTACTGattcctttttcttttgtccTCGATGTTGTCGCGATGTGATGCTACGAGCTGTGACCTCACCAAGCTTTAGTAGGGAACCAATTTTTGTACTGATTGCTGGTAAGCTTGCGCATGACTAATCGAGTCATTAATTCACGGTTGATAATTGGTGCTTTGCCATGATGATGGAGCACTTGGGGCTCAGTCGGGGGTTCATATATTTAACTCTTGAAACGGCGTCATCGGCAGTCGCATCTTGGTGCCAGTGACCCTGTTGaattgagtaccgtattttccgcactataaggcgcacctaaaaattttcccaaaagccgacagtgcgccttataatcaggtgcgctttatatatggaccaatattgagccactacagcaggcgtgtccaaagtccggcccgtgggccaaatgtcttatatatggacaaagttttaaaatggcccattcattgaaggtgcgccttataatccagtgcgccttatatatggacaaagttttaaaatgggccattcattgaaggtgcgccttatagtgcagaaaatacggtagcttaatttagacaaaagtagtcttTTGCCACCGTCTTGTAGCATTTCTAGGCAATTATTTCTGAATAATTCTGTACATTCTAGTCGGACCTATCTGATGCATTTTCTGTTCTCGTTTCTGTCATGTCCCCTTAAGCCCAGGTGTGTTGAGATTGCTATAAGAACCGTTTGACTCTTGTGTATTTGTATCTGTTTATGCTTCTGGCTCTTTGTTCCCGGAGAGAGGACGTGTTTTTCCTATTTCTAGTGAGCAATGTTCAAGTCCTGCTGCTTTCTCTGATGGGTTTCGTCTTCCCCCGCAGTCATTGGTCTTTGTTTACCGTCTGTTTTTGTCTCTTTACCAACCGTAGTCCAATTTCATAACTGGATGGCAACATAATGGCAGCTTCCATTGGTCACGCTAATGTCCATAGCGATGCTTCGTTGAGCCAGATGTTTAGCGATGGCTCTTCTCGCATGGTTTCACACCCACAAATCACGTCACAAAGCACATATCCCATTCATTCCTCTGAGCCAGAGTTCTACTGAGAGAATTGAATCGAATACTCTTATCTGTGCAGTGTGCTTTCCTCCAACGAAGGGCGAAAGAATATATTTCCAAAGAACTTAATTCGTCCTTTGGCGGACCGCCGAAATATATTGTCTGATTTCaaaccaaaaacaaacacattaatcCTGGAGATGTGCCGTGAGATTATTCATGTGAGGCTCAGTTTTTGTCAGCCATGGCAAGCctgctaccttttttttttcttccattgaaGTCTGCAAtttcagaaggaaaaaaaagaagttggaaGCATTAATATTTTATGAGCTCAGAACACGTCCTGGCTAAGTCTGCAATTCCTGCAAATCCATCCTCGGTGGTCATCACGCCGTTGCGAACGCGTTTTGAACACACCGATGGTCTGTCTGCTCAGAGCTTTGCATAATTGATACTTTGTGCTATTTCCGTCTCATGTCCCTCTTCGGTCTGACATCACCTCATGCACATGCTCAATATTTTCCAGTGATGCACTCTTCGATACATCTCTGTCTCATCACCGGagtcttttgtcttttctttgcagGAGATGATCATCGACAAGGTGAATGGTCAGCCCGTCCCTCGCTATCTGATATATGACATCATCAAATTCAACGTGAGTAGTCGATTAAGGATCCCTCATCTTTTCTTTGCCATTTTTATGCTGAGATCCAGCTGCATTAAAGCCATAGAAGAGAGGCTCCATCCGTTGGCTAATTAAAGATGCGGTGACATCAGTGGAGGAAATGTCAGCAGTGTGGCATTCACTTACACACAGCTATCTTGTCTTGGAATATTTTTGTGTCAGTGGCGTCGTcgacacacagaaaaaaaacaaattttaaatttgtttttttatggtgTATTGAATTCACAAATGATGCAAGAGTGCTATAAACTGGTGTCCTAACACAGGAAACAAAGCAATCAGTTTGATTTCTTAGCCACTCAGGGCAGAGCTGTTCATTCCAATGAGCTCGGCATTATTTGACGCAGTCTACAGTTTGCCTGCTGCGTCTCAACTCCgcaacactcacacacactcacacactttaCACCCCCGTCGAATCATTGTCAACCTTTAAGTCTAGGCGTTTGACTTTGCAGCTTTTAGTTCATTCCTTcaaatactgtatttttcggactataaggcgcaccttgaatgaatggcccatttgaaaactttgtccttatataaggcgcaccggactacaaggcgcaccattaatgcatcatgtcggatttttaatccaaatcaaatcattctccattttattttatttatttttatttcaacttcagacacaacaaatgactttataatcacaaaataatgatccatcgtCTTTTTAATTCATGGTCTTCAGCAAGCCACTTATGGTTGATTTCAATGCTccaggccagtttaaatttaggaatttggtccatatataagacgcaccggactataaggcgcacggtctgcgtttgagaaaatttgaggtttctaggtgcgccttatagtccggaaaatacggtagtcaaaTATGAATTGAAAGCTATGATCATGCAGCCATTAGTTTGCTCCTACTATATTTGTCACAAGCTACTCCCTCTTGAGGACATTACGGGGCTGGCAACACAACCTCCCTAGCTGTAAACAAATTCATCTACCAGACTGATCTGTATTCTGCTAACAGCAATCAGGCTGGCACTGAAACAAACAAGCTTACAATTATCAACCTTAACCAAGCGACGACTCCTTTCCACTTCGAAAGcctcaaaatgacccaaaaaggaACAGGAAGCGGAGAAGGTAGCTTTGACCGTTTCTTTCTGTCCGCCGCTCCCATCTGCCCATCGATCACCTCAGCAAGCGGCTCAATGAAGACACCGGCAATGTCTTTTGTAGGATGTTTGGCGGCGGTTAGTAGCTCCACATGACTGCACCAAGCTAGCGCTCGAGCGCTGCTGTTATTGATCTGAGTTTGCCATTATTAGCCTTCTTCCTTATCTGTAGCAGGGTGCCCCTTGGCGCCGAGGCCTCATTTTAAGTGTATTCAAAGGAACATGAAGACCACCTGCTTGGTCCGTGGTCTAATGTCAAACTCAAGTCGTTTGCAACGGCAGGCCTGCCGGAGCCCTGGGATTCTTTTGATTAAGGTATAATTGTGAGTGCGTGCTCTCATGCGGATCGTTTTGATTTCCTCATACATTTCAGGAGAAATAGATGTTGCCGATATACTTCACCTGTGAGTTGTATTTTTCAACATGTAATGACTAAACCTTAATTAAAGCAAcccttgtattaaaaaaaaaaataataatccaaaaCAATATTAAGGCAAATTCATCTATTATTGATGGTGCATTGCTGATTTTAGTGCAATGCCTCGATGATAAAACCTGCACTTTACTCCCTTGACTAGTTTGAGCCCATATTGCATCACCATTGCTAAACTGCCCGTAATACTGTGCACCTGTCAGTCAAAAGAGCTTTGaactcaaacacacaaaaaaaaaaattcttagcTTAGTTTCAAGTTCTTACTTGTTGGGGCAGTTTCAGTGTATTACTGTTGCATTCAAAGTCATctatcgtattttccgcactataagacgcaccggatggttataaggcgcaccttcaatgaatggcccattttaaaactttgttcatatataaggcgaaCCGGATTATAAGTCgcttagaataaataactcaacgttgc encodes:
- the rngtt gene encoding mRNA-capping enzyme isoform X1, encoding MSQLGPPPRWRNCPRRGQPVAGKFLPMKTMLGPRYDDQVAEENRFYPSMLSNYLKSLNVKMGLLVDLTNTTRFYDRNDIEKEGAKYFKLQCKGHGECPSAETTATFVRLCEHFIEKNSTDLIGVHCTHGFNRTGFLICAYLVEKMDWSVEAAVAAFAQARAPGIYKGDYLKELYRRYGDEEDAPAAPTLPEWCFEDDAGEVDDDGSAPKQESGPSSSGSTLGKRKKEKLKLGAVFLEGVTVKGVTQVTTQPKLGEIQRMCQEMAEWNKSGFPGAQPVSMDRENLSFLEQRPYKVSWKADGTRYMMVINGRDEVFMIDRDNTVFHIANLEFPFRKDLRVHLANTLLDGEMIIDKVNGQPVPRYLIYDIIKFNGQSVGQCDFNRRLLCMEKEIISPRMEKMKTGQIDKTKEPFSVRNKPFFDIQASRKLLEGSFTSQVSHEVDGLIFQPCGRYKPGRCDDILKWKPPNLNSVDFRLKITKVGGEGLLPQTVGLLYVGNYDRPFAKMKATKELKLYDNKIIECNFANNSWVFMRQRIDKSFPNSYDTAMAVCKSIQEPVTKKILLEYVDRCPQAVQAQTRKHQTDPDSELMPPPPPKRPNRSIQ
- the rngtt gene encoding mRNA-capping enzyme isoform X2, producing the protein MKTMLGPRYDDQVAEENRFYPSMLSNYLKSLNVKMGLLVDLTNTTRFYDRNDIEKEGAKYFKLQCKGHGECPSAETTATFVRLCEHFIEKNSTDLIGVHCTHGFNRTGFLICAYLVEKMDWSVEAAVAAFAQARAPGIYKGDYLKELYRRYGDEEDAPAAPTLPEWCFEDDAGEVDDDGSAPKQESGPSSSGSTLGKRKKEKLKLGAVFLEGVTVKGVTQVTTQPKLGEIQRMCQEMAEWNKSGFPGAQPVSMDRENLSFLEQRPYKVSWKADGTRYMMVINGRDEVFMIDRDNTVFHIANLEFPFRKDLRVHLANTLLDGEMIIDKVNGQPVPRYLIYDIIKFNGQSVGQCDFNRRLLCMEKEIISPRMEKMKTGQIDKTKEPFSVRNKPFFDIQASRKLLEGSFTSQVSHEVDGLIFQPCGRYKPGRCDDILKWKPPNLNSVDFRLKITKVGGEGLLPQTVGLLYVGNYDRPFAKMKATKELKLYDNKIIECNFANNSWVFMRQRIDKSFPNSYDTAMAVCKSIQEPVTKKILLEYVDRCPQAVQAQTRKHQTDPDSELMPPPPPKRPNRSIQ